The Phyllopteryx taeniolatus isolate TA_2022b chromosome 14, UOR_Ptae_1.2, whole genome shotgun sequence genome has a window encoding:
- the nr2f6a gene encoding nuclear receptor subfamily 2 group F member 6a isoform X1: MAMVSGGWGDPNGGTNGLGEKGYLKREDEDGSPQAGGSDMEAGEDDKACVLDCVVCGDKSSGKHYGVFTCEGCKSFFKRSVRRNLSYTCRSNRECQIDQHHRNQCQYCRLKKCFRVGMRKEAVQRGRIPPQPSLSPTLTPIGGASGLGGSEFYNNNNNNAGSGGQPVSELISQLLRAEPYPNSRYGHQYNQQAGPDNSMGIDNICELAARLLFSTVEWARNIPYFPELPVSDQVALLRLSWSELFILNAAQSALPLHMAPLLAAAGFHSSPMSAERVVSFMDQVRVFQDQVDKLTRLQVDSAEYSCLKAIALFSPDACGLTDAVHVESLQEKAQVALTEYERMQYPSQPQRFGRLLLRLPALRAVPASLISQLFFMRLVGKTPIETLIRDMQLSGSSISWPYVPM; encoded by the exons ATGGCCATGGTGAGTGGGGGCTGGGGAGATCCCAATGGCGGCACCAACGGCCTGGGGGAAAAGGGCTACCTGAAGCGGGAGGATGAGGACGGCTCTCCCCAGGCGGGAGGCAGCGACATGGAAGCCGGGGAGGACGACAAGGCCTGCGTATTGGACTGTGTGGTGTGCGGGGACAAGTCGAGTGGGAAACATTACGGCGTGTTCACCTGCGAGGGCTGTAAAAGCTTCTTCAAGAGAAGCGTTCGACGTAACCTCAGCTACACGTGCAG gTCTAATAGAGAGTGTCAGATTGACCAGCACCATCGCAACCAATGCCAGTACTGTCGCCTCAAGAAGTGTTTCCGAGTGGGCATGCGCAAAGAAG CAGTTCAACGCGGCCGCATCCCACCGCAGCCTAGTCTCAGCCCGACCCTCACGCCTATAGGGGGTGCCAGCGGCCTAGGAGGCAGTGAattctacaacaacaacaacaacaatgccgGGAGTGGCGGTCAGCCGGTTTCCGAGCTTATCTCGCAGTTGCTAAGAGCTGAACCGTACCCCAACAGCCGCTACGGGCACCAGTACAACCAGCAGGCCGGTCCTGATAATTCCATGGGCATCGATAACATCTGTGAGCTGGCCGCCAGGCTACTCTTCAGCACGGTGGAATGGGCCAGAAATATCCCTTATTTTCCTGAGCTGCCAGTGTCAGATCAG GTGGCCCTGCTGAGGCTGAGCTGGAGCGAGCTGTTCATCCTCAACGCAGCCCAGTCGGCCTTGCCGCTCCACATGGCGCCCTTGTTGGCCGCGGCGGGCTTCCACTCGTCGCCCATGTCGGCAGAGCGCGTGGTGTCCTTCATGGACCAGGTGAGGGTGTTCCAGGACCAGGTGGACAAGCTGACCCGACTGCAGGTTGACTCCGCTGAGTACAGTTGTCTCAAGGCCATCGCACTGTTCTCACCAG ATGCCTGTGGTCTGACAGACGCAGTCCACGTGGAGTCCCTGCAAGAGAAGGCTCAGGTGGCTCTGACAGAGTACGAGAGGATGCAGTACCCGAGTCAACCTCAGCGCTTCGGCCGCTTACTCCTGCGTCTCCCTGCTCTCCGCGCCGTACCCGCCAGCCTCATCTCCCAACTCTTTTTCATGCGCCTGGTGGGGAAGACCCCCATTGAGACGCTCATCCGTGACATGCAGCTCTCTGGAAGCTCCATCAGCTGGCCCTATGTGCCTATGTGa
- the nr2f6a gene encoding nuclear receptor subfamily 2 group F member 6a isoform X2 produces MAMVSGGWGDPNGGTNGLGEKGYLKREDEDGSPQAGGSDMEAGEDDKACVLDCVVCGDKSSGKHYGVFTCEGCKSFFKRSVRRNLSYTCRSNRECQIDQHHRNQCQYCRLKKCFRVGMRKEVQRGRIPPQPSLSPTLTPIGGASGLGGSEFYNNNNNNAGSGGQPVSELISQLLRAEPYPNSRYGHQYNQQAGPDNSMGIDNICELAARLLFSTVEWARNIPYFPELPVSDQVALLRLSWSELFILNAAQSALPLHMAPLLAAAGFHSSPMSAERVVSFMDQVRVFQDQVDKLTRLQVDSAEYSCLKAIALFSPDACGLTDAVHVESLQEKAQVALTEYERMQYPSQPQRFGRLLLRLPALRAVPASLISQLFFMRLVGKTPIETLIRDMQLSGSSISWPYVPM; encoded by the exons ATGGCCATGGTGAGTGGGGGCTGGGGAGATCCCAATGGCGGCACCAACGGCCTGGGGGAAAAGGGCTACCTGAAGCGGGAGGATGAGGACGGCTCTCCCCAGGCGGGAGGCAGCGACATGGAAGCCGGGGAGGACGACAAGGCCTGCGTATTGGACTGTGTGGTGTGCGGGGACAAGTCGAGTGGGAAACATTACGGCGTGTTCACCTGCGAGGGCTGTAAAAGCTTCTTCAAGAGAAGCGTTCGACGTAACCTCAGCTACACGTGCAG gTCTAATAGAGAGTGTCAGATTGACCAGCACCATCGCAACCAATGCCAGTACTGTCGCCTCAAGAAGTGTTTCCGAGTGGGCATGCGCAAAGAAG TTCAACGCGGCCGCATCCCACCGCAGCCTAGTCTCAGCCCGACCCTCACGCCTATAGGGGGTGCCAGCGGCCTAGGAGGCAGTGAattctacaacaacaacaacaacaatgccgGGAGTGGCGGTCAGCCGGTTTCCGAGCTTATCTCGCAGTTGCTAAGAGCTGAACCGTACCCCAACAGCCGCTACGGGCACCAGTACAACCAGCAGGCCGGTCCTGATAATTCCATGGGCATCGATAACATCTGTGAGCTGGCCGCCAGGCTACTCTTCAGCACGGTGGAATGGGCCAGAAATATCCCTTATTTTCCTGAGCTGCCAGTGTCAGATCAG GTGGCCCTGCTGAGGCTGAGCTGGAGCGAGCTGTTCATCCTCAACGCAGCCCAGTCGGCCTTGCCGCTCCACATGGCGCCCTTGTTGGCCGCGGCGGGCTTCCACTCGTCGCCCATGTCGGCAGAGCGCGTGGTGTCCTTCATGGACCAGGTGAGGGTGTTCCAGGACCAGGTGGACAAGCTGACCCGACTGCAGGTTGACTCCGCTGAGTACAGTTGTCTCAAGGCCATCGCACTGTTCTCACCAG ATGCCTGTGGTCTGACAGACGCAGTCCACGTGGAGTCCCTGCAAGAGAAGGCTCAGGTGGCTCTGACAGAGTACGAGAGGATGCAGTACCCGAGTCAACCTCAGCGCTTCGGCCGCTTACTCCTGCGTCTCCCTGCTCTCCGCGCCGTACCCGCCAGCCTCATCTCCCAACTCTTTTTCATGCGCCTGGTGGGGAAGACCCCCATTGAGACGCTCATCCGTGACATGCAGCTCTCTGGAAGCTCCATCAGCTGGCCCTATGTGCCTATGTGa